A part of Drosophila ananassae strain 14024-0371.13 chromosome 2R, ASM1763931v2, whole genome shotgun sequence genomic DNA contains:
- the LOC6493046 gene encoding uncharacterized protein LOC6493046 isoform X2 — protein MAASIYATPPPDLSSEDTALSDVSNSSTLNTNRGTNNSNSNNNSNNNNSNSTHEAPGATEGATGPEGAGVGVGVGVGRLTELDLEPKAAGSGTNDSEENSEEKERESEMETENGQSTDMATMAAAMQLQLLEALSDAAKKRRKQHNPSRLEALNLSGEINDVEKPKVDYEEKLSKMFLPKSIEQLKETFELLQQQKQQQEEMEEDANQPETEANISSTMSPGKQRENPYQTFCKQCGENFETEFKLSLHMLQDHGEEQGSGNQDPADFLASIKVKLERSESPSAQDHLQMQLQQQLQLQQQQHQQQQHLHQQHQLSQDITNGHGKDQENRDQENAWFQAMHHPHGPALPPAFPFPPEAALGVGPAGYLPLLGMSGFPGVDGLNRPPLRIFNPEAYCELCNKEFCNKYFLKTHKANKHGIFDPVGESAPGSNSSSHHNNNNTNSTNNNNSGGPNPGLSSMSQMFQLQREAQAVKQDLAGAGPGSVGPGGAAPGAPVASVHCDICSKRFTNVFAMRRHRAKQHDSLPANQDSPSSQNQSRRESPTEQTIKQEMPQEVEPAKPYQLPEGFREDFSMEQEELSFVPPPKKLPSHLHQQAKEANLSAEKLRRLGVQFPEFYCELCHREYANRYFFRTHKWKRHGVFVPPEEVTPQPGAKEDAQMSAWPFMPLNLMLAKAAAASLDQQQEGEAEGEPEPEQEGDQDQPRKRIKLEQDTTPTESYDEEKMNGSVMGLQNLQKLQSMLQQLNDINGKRPLPCHLCGRELENQYALRAHLMTEHAGQMQLPMQMPIPIPLPDQQQPQQQAPHPLSSLYHQANPQTPPGTGARSSPGGGDLRCQQCDRDFATAQEFKQHIAEVHMGGRSGGLNGSPTLREGFFTPERPVIPGPAGGGANPAAPPGNRPAYTMTPTSSYCEICNKELCNKYFMKTHMQRMHGIEIENGAQIGGVVCNICNKELCSKYFLRVHKHNTHGIIEEGSPLPQPRGQNGVKLEAAAAAAAAAAAAQQNQDPEQMNISPTTVEGGSTTSSSSNNEVCPLCSRQFRSFKWLRSHLMNEHGSAGVERLRELEPTGPSNRSKPNSPTLKIPNGNGANPGAGAVAGNPAPNLAQALQNLNAQHLFGQMQQQQQQMPKMPPLPLPGMFGEQAAGRFKEYQCSLCPFTTPYYAFLFIHERSHALLNNGGENVEMPPVEMPPVQAPPARSHGKSRSKSSKAAAPVAAPPAPVDEPELPVEPTNLSTAKNTPPSPRPSITASPPSPPKASSVSPKISSPAKPPTTPNGVGHRSAATSPFEGCGELANGSGKPASYAQPERSEESYQMQAFHLQPADADSELQFAPALVYLPVRVRASESATLSFRLTPA, from the coding sequence ATGGCTGCATCCATATATGCCACCCCACCGCCAGATCTGAGCAGCGAGGACACTGCTCTCTCGGACGTCTCCAACTCATCGACACTGAACACGAATCGCGGaaccaacaacagcaacagcaacaataacagTAATAACAATAACAGCAACAGCACACATGAAGCCCCAGGAGCAACAGAAGGAGCAACAGGACCAGAAGGAGCGGGAGTGGGAGtcggagtgggagtgggaagGCTTACAGAACTGGATCTGGAGCCAAAAGCAGCGGGAAGCGGCACAAACGACTCGGAGGAGAACTCGGAGGAGAAGGAGAGGGAGTCCGAAATGGAGACGGAGAATGGACAGAGTACGGATATGGCCACCATGGCGGCAGCCATGCAGTTGCAGCTCCTCGAGGCACTCAGCGATGCGGCCAAGAAGCGACGCAAGCAGCACAATCCCAGTCGGCTGGAGGCTCTGAATCTGAGTGGCGAGATCAACGACGTGGAGAAGCCCAAGGTGGACTACGAGGAAAAGCTATCCAAGATGTTTCTGCCCAAGTCCATAGAGCAGTTGAAGGAGACCTTCGagctgctgcagcagcagaagcagcagcaggaggagATGGAGGAGGATGCAAACCAACCAGAAACGGAAGCCAACATATCATCGACCATGTCGCCCGGCAAGCAGCGCGAGAATCCCTACCAGACATTTTGCAAACAGTGTGGGGAGAACTTTGAAACCGAATTCAAGCTGAGCCTGCACATGCTACAGGATCATGGGGAGGAACAAGGATCTGGAAACCAGGATCCAGCTGATTTCCTCGCTTCTATCAAAGTGAAGCTGGAGCGCTCGGAGAGTCCCAGTGCGCAGGATCATTTACAgatgcaactgcagcagcaactgcaactgcaacagcaacagcatcagcaacagcagcacctCCACCAGCAACACCAACTATCCCAGGACATAACCAATGGGCATGGGAAGGATCAGGAGAACAGAGACCAGGAGAACGCATGGTTTCAGGCCATGCATCATCCGCACGGTCCTGCCCTGCCACCGGCCTTTCCATTCCCGCCCGAGGCCGCCTTGGGCGTGGGTCCTGCAGGATACTTGCCGCTGCTCGGTATGTCCGGCTTCCCCGGAGTCGACGGCTTAAATCGTCCACCTCTGCGCATCTTCAATCCCGAGGCCTACTGCGAGCTGTGCAACAAGGAGTTCTGCAACAAGTACTTCCTCAAGACGCACAAGGCCAACAAGCACGGCATCTTCGATCCTGTGGGCGAGTCCGCCCCAGGATCCAACTCTTCCAGCCAccataacaacaacaataccaACAgtacaaacaacaacaacagtggTGGCCCCAATCCCGGCCTGAGTTCCATGAGTCAGATGTTCCAGTTGCAACGGGAGGCCCAGGCAGTCAAGCAGGATCTGGCCGGAGCAGGACCAGGCTCTGTAGGGCCGGGCGGTGCTGCCCCAGGAGCTCCAGTCGCCTCGGTGCACTGCGACATCTGCTCCAAGCGCTTCACCAATGTCTTCGCCATGCGCCGGCATCGGGCCAAGCAACACGACTCCTTGCCAGCCAACCAGGACTCGCCCAGTTCGCAGAACCAGTCCCGGCGGGAAAGTCCCACTGAGCAGACCATAAAACAAGAGATGCCTCAGGAGGTGGAGCCGGCCAAGCCCTATCAATTGCCGGAGGGATTCCGCGAGGACTTCAGCATGGAGCAGGAAGAGCTGAGCTTTGTGCCGCCGCCGAAGAAGCTACCTAGTCATCTCCACCAGCAGGCCAAGGAGGCCAACTTGAGTGCCGAGAAGCTGCGTCGTTTGGGTGTCCAGTtcccggagttctactgcgaACTGTGCCACCGGGAGTATGCTAACAGGTACTTCTTTCGCACCCACAAGTGGAAGCGCCACGGAGTGTTTGTGCCGCCGGAAGAGGTGACACCCCAGCCCGGGGCCAAGGAGGATGCCCAGATGAGCGCCTGGCCCTTCATGCCGCTGAACCTGATGCTGGCCAAGGCCGCGGCTGCCTCGCTGGACCAACAGCAGGAAGGCGAGGCGGAAGGCGAACCCGAGCCGGAACAGGAAGGCGATCAGGATCAGCCCAGGAAGCGCATAAAACTGGAGCAGGACACCACACCCACTGAAAGCTACGACGAGGAGAAGATGAACGGATCAGTGATGGGTCTGCAGAACCTACAGAAGCTACAGTCCATGTTGCAGCAGCTGAACGACATCAACGGGAAGCGACCACTGCCATGTCACCTGTGCGGCCGGGAGCTGGAGAATCAGTACGCTCTGCGGGCTCACCTGATGACCGAACACGCTGGCCAGATGCAGCTGCCCATGCAGATGCCTATTCCTATTCCCCTGCCGGatcagcagcagccacagcagcAGGCACCCCATCCCCTTTCGTCTCTATATCATCAGGCTAATCCCCAGACTCCGCCCGGAACCGGAGCCAGATCATCGCCCGGTGGCGGAGATCTCCGCTGCCAGCAGTGTGATCGGGATTTTGCCACGGCCCAGGAATTCAAGCAACATATCGCCGAGGTGCACATGGGAGGCAGGAGTGGCGGTCTCAACGGCAGCCCCACCCTGCGTGAGGGTTTCTTCACCCCGGAGCGCCCCGTCATCCCCGGGCCAGCGGGTGGGGGAGCTAATCCAGCTGCTCCGCCGGGAAACCGGCCGGCATACACGATGACGCCCACCAGCAGCTACTGTGAGATCTGCAACAAGGAGCTGTGCAACAAGTACTTCATGAAGACGCACATGCAACGGATGCACGGCATTGAGATCGAGAACGGCGCCCAGATCGGAGGCGTGGTGTGCAACATTTGCAACAAGGAGCTCTGCAGCAAGTACTTCCTGAGGGTGCACAAGCACAACACCCACGGCATCATCGAGGAGGGCTCGCCCCTGCCCCAGCCCCGAGGTCAAAACGGGGTCAAGCTCgaggcagcggcggcggcagcagcagcagcagcggcagctcAGCAGAACCAGGATCCCGAGCAAATGAACATCTCTCCCACGACAGTGGAGGGCGGTTCCACAACCTCCTCGAGCTCCAACAATGAAGTGTGTCCGCTCTGCTCCCGCCAGTTCCGGAGCTTTAAGTGGCTGCGGTCGCATCTGATGAACGAACATGGATCAGCGGGTGTAGAGAGGCTAAGGGAACTGGAACCGACCGGACCCTCCAACCGCAGCAAGCCCAACAGTCCCACTCTCAAGATACCCAACGGCAATGGAGCCAACCCGGGAGCGGGAGCAGTAGCTGGAAACCCTGCCCCCAATCTTGCCCAGGCCCTACAGAATCTGAACGCTCAACATCTTTTCGGGCaaatgcaacagcagcagcaacagatgCCCAAGATGCCGCCGCTTCCCTTGCCGGGAATGTTTGGCGAGCAGGCTGCTGGCAGATTCAAGGAGTACCAGTGCTCCCTGTGCCCCTTCACCACGCCCTACTACGCCTTCCTGTTCATCCATGAGCGTTCACACGCCCTGCTAAACAATGGAGGCGAGAACGTGGAGATGCCGCCAGTGGAGATGCCACCTGTACAAGCTCCACCGGCCAGAAGCCACGGAAAGTCCCGCAGCAAGTCCAGCAAAGCTGCCGCCCCAGTGGCTGCCCCGCCAGCTCCAGTCGATGAGCCTGAGCTGCCTGTGGAGCCCACCAACCTGAGCACGGCCAAAAATACGCCGCCATCGCCCCGGCCATCCATCACCGCATCCCCTCCGTCGCCTCCCAAAGCCAGCTCCGTGTCTCCGAAGATCAGTTCCCCGGCCAAGCCTCCAACCACTCCGAATGGAGTGGGCCATCGTTCCGCTGCCACCTCGCCTTTCGAGGGCTGCGGAGAGTTGGCCAATGGTAGTGGCAAGCCTGCCAGTTACGCGCAACCGGAACGCTCGGAGGAGTCCTACCAGATGCAGGCCTTCCACCTGCAACCCGCCGATGCCGATTCGGAGCTCCAGTTTGCTCCGGCCCTGGTGTACTTGCCAGTCCGGGTGAGGGCCTCCGAATCCGCCACGCTCAGCTTCCGGCTCACACCTGCCTAA
- the LOC6493046 gene encoding uncharacterized protein LOC6493046 isoform X1: protein MLISSKMAASIYATPPPDLSSEDTALSDVSNSSTLNTNRGTNNSNSNNNSNNNNSNSTHEAPGATEGATGPEGAGVGVGVGVGRLTELDLEPKAAGSGTNDSEENSEEKERESEMETENGQSTDMATMAAAMQLQLLEALSDAAKKRRKQHNPSRLEALNLSGEINDVEKPKVDYEEKLSKMFLPKSIEQLKETFELLQQQKQQQEEMEEDANQPETEANISSTMSPGKQRENPYQTFCKQCGENFETEFKLSLHMLQDHGEEQGSGNQDPADFLASIKVKLERSESPSAQDHLQMQLQQQLQLQQQQHQQQQHLHQQHQLSQDITNGHGKDQENRDQENAWFQAMHHPHGPALPPAFPFPPEAALGVGPAGYLPLLGMSGFPGVDGLNRPPLRIFNPEAYCELCNKEFCNKYFLKTHKANKHGIFDPVGESAPGSNSSSHHNNNNTNSTNNNNSGGPNPGLSSMSQMFQLQREAQAVKQDLAGAGPGSVGPGGAAPGAPVASVHCDICSKRFTNVFAMRRHRAKQHDSLPANQDSPSSQNQSRRESPTEQTIKQEMPQEVEPAKPYQLPEGFREDFSMEQEELSFVPPPKKLPSHLHQQAKEANLSAEKLRRLGVQFPEFYCELCHREYANRYFFRTHKWKRHGVFVPPEEVTPQPGAKEDAQMSAWPFMPLNLMLAKAAAASLDQQQEGEAEGEPEPEQEGDQDQPRKRIKLEQDTTPTESYDEEKMNGSVMGLQNLQKLQSMLQQLNDINGKRPLPCHLCGRELENQYALRAHLMTEHAGQMQLPMQMPIPIPLPDQQQPQQQAPHPLSSLYHQANPQTPPGTGARSSPGGGDLRCQQCDRDFATAQEFKQHIAEVHMGGRSGGLNGSPTLREGFFTPERPVIPGPAGGGANPAAPPGNRPAYTMTPTSSYCEICNKELCNKYFMKTHMQRMHGIEIENGAQIGGVVCNICNKELCSKYFLRVHKHNTHGIIEEGSPLPQPRGQNGVKLEAAAAAAAAAAAAQQNQDPEQMNISPTTVEGGSTTSSSSNNEVCPLCSRQFRSFKWLRSHLMNEHGSAGVERLRELEPTGPSNRSKPNSPTLKIPNGNGANPGAGAVAGNPAPNLAQALQNLNAQHLFGQMQQQQQQMPKMPPLPLPGMFGEQAAGRFKEYQCSLCPFTTPYYAFLFIHERSHALLNNGGENVEMPPVEMPPVQAPPARSHGKSRSKSSKAAAPVAAPPAPVDEPELPVEPTNLSTAKNTPPSPRPSITASPPSPPKASSVSPKISSPAKPPTTPNGVGHRSAATSPFEGCGELANGSGKPASYAQPERSEESYQMQAFHLQPADADSELQFAPALVYLPVRVRASESATLSFRLTPA from the exons atGT TAATATCATCCAAAATGGCTGCATCCATATATGCCACCCCACCGCCAGATCTGAGCAGCGAGGACACTGCTCTCTCGGACGTCTCCAACTCATCGACACTGAACACGAATCGCGGaaccaacaacagcaacagcaacaataacagTAATAACAATAACAGCAACAGCACACATGAAGCCCCAGGAGCAACAGAAGGAGCAACAGGACCAGAAGGAGCGGGAGTGGGAGtcggagtgggagtgggaagGCTTACAGAACTGGATCTGGAGCCAAAAGCAGCGGGAAGCGGCACAAACGACTCGGAGGAGAACTCGGAGGAGAAGGAGAGGGAGTCCGAAATGGAGACGGAGAATGGACAGAGTACGGATATGGCCACCATGGCGGCAGCCATGCAGTTGCAGCTCCTCGAGGCACTCAGCGATGCGGCCAAGAAGCGACGCAAGCAGCACAATCCCAGTCGGCTGGAGGCTCTGAATCTGAGTGGCGAGATCAACGACGTGGAGAAGCCCAAGGTGGACTACGAGGAAAAGCTATCCAAGATGTTTCTGCCCAAGTCCATAGAGCAGTTGAAGGAGACCTTCGagctgctgcagcagcagaagcagcagcaggaggagATGGAGGAGGATGCAAACCAACCAGAAACGGAAGCCAACATATCATCGACCATGTCGCCCGGCAAGCAGCGCGAGAATCCCTACCAGACATTTTGCAAACAGTGTGGGGAGAACTTTGAAACCGAATTCAAGCTGAGCCTGCACATGCTACAGGATCATGGGGAGGAACAAGGATCTGGAAACCAGGATCCAGCTGATTTCCTCGCTTCTATCAAAGTGAAGCTGGAGCGCTCGGAGAGTCCCAGTGCGCAGGATCATTTACAgatgcaactgcagcagcaactgcaactgcaacagcaacagcatcagcaacagcagcacctCCACCAGCAACACCAACTATCCCAGGACATAACCAATGGGCATGGGAAGGATCAGGAGAACAGAGACCAGGAGAACGCATGGTTTCAGGCCATGCATCATCCGCACGGTCCTGCCCTGCCACCGGCCTTTCCATTCCCGCCCGAGGCCGCCTTGGGCGTGGGTCCTGCAGGATACTTGCCGCTGCTCGGTATGTCCGGCTTCCCCGGAGTCGACGGCTTAAATCGTCCACCTCTGCGCATCTTCAATCCCGAGGCCTACTGCGAGCTGTGCAACAAGGAGTTCTGCAACAAGTACTTCCTCAAGACGCACAAGGCCAACAAGCACGGCATCTTCGATCCTGTGGGCGAGTCCGCCCCAGGATCCAACTCTTCCAGCCAccataacaacaacaataccaACAgtacaaacaacaacaacagtggTGGCCCCAATCCCGGCCTGAGTTCCATGAGTCAGATGTTCCAGTTGCAACGGGAGGCCCAGGCAGTCAAGCAGGATCTGGCCGGAGCAGGACCAGGCTCTGTAGGGCCGGGCGGTGCTGCCCCAGGAGCTCCAGTCGCCTCGGTGCACTGCGACATCTGCTCCAAGCGCTTCACCAATGTCTTCGCCATGCGCCGGCATCGGGCCAAGCAACACGACTCCTTGCCAGCCAACCAGGACTCGCCCAGTTCGCAGAACCAGTCCCGGCGGGAAAGTCCCACTGAGCAGACCATAAAACAAGAGATGCCTCAGGAGGTGGAGCCGGCCAAGCCCTATCAATTGCCGGAGGGATTCCGCGAGGACTTCAGCATGGAGCAGGAAGAGCTGAGCTTTGTGCCGCCGCCGAAGAAGCTACCTAGTCATCTCCACCAGCAGGCCAAGGAGGCCAACTTGAGTGCCGAGAAGCTGCGTCGTTTGGGTGTCCAGTtcccggagttctactgcgaACTGTGCCACCGGGAGTATGCTAACAGGTACTTCTTTCGCACCCACAAGTGGAAGCGCCACGGAGTGTTTGTGCCGCCGGAAGAGGTGACACCCCAGCCCGGGGCCAAGGAGGATGCCCAGATGAGCGCCTGGCCCTTCATGCCGCTGAACCTGATGCTGGCCAAGGCCGCGGCTGCCTCGCTGGACCAACAGCAGGAAGGCGAGGCGGAAGGCGAACCCGAGCCGGAACAGGAAGGCGATCAGGATCAGCCCAGGAAGCGCATAAAACTGGAGCAGGACACCACACCCACTGAAAGCTACGACGAGGAGAAGATGAACGGATCAGTGATGGGTCTGCAGAACCTACAGAAGCTACAGTCCATGTTGCAGCAGCTGAACGACATCAACGGGAAGCGACCACTGCCATGTCACCTGTGCGGCCGGGAGCTGGAGAATCAGTACGCTCTGCGGGCTCACCTGATGACCGAACACGCTGGCCAGATGCAGCTGCCCATGCAGATGCCTATTCCTATTCCCCTGCCGGatcagcagcagccacagcagcAGGCACCCCATCCCCTTTCGTCTCTATATCATCAGGCTAATCCCCAGACTCCGCCCGGAACCGGAGCCAGATCATCGCCCGGTGGCGGAGATCTCCGCTGCCAGCAGTGTGATCGGGATTTTGCCACGGCCCAGGAATTCAAGCAACATATCGCCGAGGTGCACATGGGAGGCAGGAGTGGCGGTCTCAACGGCAGCCCCACCCTGCGTGAGGGTTTCTTCACCCCGGAGCGCCCCGTCATCCCCGGGCCAGCGGGTGGGGGAGCTAATCCAGCTGCTCCGCCGGGAAACCGGCCGGCATACACGATGACGCCCACCAGCAGCTACTGTGAGATCTGCAACAAGGAGCTGTGCAACAAGTACTTCATGAAGACGCACATGCAACGGATGCACGGCATTGAGATCGAGAACGGCGCCCAGATCGGAGGCGTGGTGTGCAACATTTGCAACAAGGAGCTCTGCAGCAAGTACTTCCTGAGGGTGCACAAGCACAACACCCACGGCATCATCGAGGAGGGCTCGCCCCTGCCCCAGCCCCGAGGTCAAAACGGGGTCAAGCTCgaggcagcggcggcggcagcagcagcagcagcggcagctcAGCAGAACCAGGATCCCGAGCAAATGAACATCTCTCCCACGACAGTGGAGGGCGGTTCCACAACCTCCTCGAGCTCCAACAATGAAGTGTGTCCGCTCTGCTCCCGCCAGTTCCGGAGCTTTAAGTGGCTGCGGTCGCATCTGATGAACGAACATGGATCAGCGGGTGTAGAGAGGCTAAGGGAACTGGAACCGACCGGACCCTCCAACCGCAGCAAGCCCAACAGTCCCACTCTCAAGATACCCAACGGCAATGGAGCCAACCCGGGAGCGGGAGCAGTAGCTGGAAACCCTGCCCCCAATCTTGCCCAGGCCCTACAGAATCTGAACGCTCAACATCTTTTCGGGCaaatgcaacagcagcagcaacagatgCCCAAGATGCCGCCGCTTCCCTTGCCGGGAATGTTTGGCGAGCAGGCTGCTGGCAGATTCAAGGAGTACCAGTGCTCCCTGTGCCCCTTCACCACGCCCTACTACGCCTTCCTGTTCATCCATGAGCGTTCACACGCCCTGCTAAACAATGGAGGCGAGAACGTGGAGATGCCGCCAGTGGAGATGCCACCTGTACAAGCTCCACCGGCCAGAAGCCACGGAAAGTCCCGCAGCAAGTCCAGCAAAGCTGCCGCCCCAGTGGCTGCCCCGCCAGCTCCAGTCGATGAGCCTGAGCTGCCTGTGGAGCCCACCAACCTGAGCACGGCCAAAAATACGCCGCCATCGCCCCGGCCATCCATCACCGCATCCCCTCCGTCGCCTCCCAAAGCCAGCTCCGTGTCTCCGAAGATCAGTTCCCCGGCCAAGCCTCCAACCACTCCGAATGGAGTGGGCCATCGTTCCGCTGCCACCTCGCCTTTCGAGGGCTGCGGAGAGTTGGCCAATGGTAGTGGCAAGCCTGCCAGTTACGCGCAACCGGAACGCTCGGAGGAGTCCTACCAGATGCAGGCCTTCCACCTGCAACCCGCCGATGCCGATTCGGAGCTCCAGTTTGCTCCGGCCCTGGTGTACTTGCCAGTCCGGGTGAGGGCCTCCGAATCCGCCACGCTCAGCTTCCGGCTCACACCTGCCTAA